The following proteins come from a genomic window of Helicobacter canadensis MIT 98-5491:
- the rdgB gene encoding RdgB/HAM1 family non-canonical purine NTP pyrophosphatase, with protein sequence MRLILATSNQDKIKEIQAIYQNLKDALEILAWDTLITPFDIEENGQTFQENALIKSKSVFNTLKEKNLLTPKDIVLSDDSGICVDALDGKPGIYSARYSGGDSQANLEKLLAEVAKLPNQTSSAYYCASIGISHFYGDFSTHGFMYGDVIAHKRGKNGFGYDPMFIPKGFNQTLAELSNEEKNAISHRTIALKRAEYILRSLLFC encoded by the coding sequence ATGCGACTAATTTTAGCAACCTCCAATCAAGATAAAATAAAAGAGATTCAAGCGATTTATCAAAACCTAAAAGATGCTTTAGAGATTCTTGCTTGGGATACACTCATTACACCTTTTGATATAGAAGAAAATGGACAAACTTTCCAAGAAAATGCACTCATTAAGTCTAAAAGCGTTTTCAACACACTAAAAGAAAAAAATCTCCTAACCCCAAAAGACATAGTCCTTTCTGATGATAGTGGAATTTGTGTTGATGCACTTGATGGTAAGCCAGGAATCTATAGCGCTAGATACAGCGGAGGAGATTCTCAAGCCAATTTAGAAAAGCTTTTAGCAGAAGTTGCCAAACTCCCTAATCAAACTTCAAGTGCTTATTATTGTGCAAGTATTGGGATTAGCCACTTTTATGGAGACTTTAGCACTCATGGTTTTATGTATGGCGATGTCATTGCACACAAACGGGGTAAAAATGGATTTGGCTATGATCCTATGTTTATCCCCAAAGGTTTCAATCAAACTCTAGCAGAACTTAGCAATGAAGAGAAAAATGCGATT
- the pta gene encoding phosphate acetyltransferase, whose protein sequence is MGFIETIKEKAKANLKTIVLPETNDIRTLEAAHKVLEEKIANLILLGDEATLKAEAAKSNLNLDGATFINPTSCDELESYVELFVKLRGHKGLSEKSARALLLENPLYFGVALVKSQKADGMVAGAINSTADVLRASLQILRTKKDSKLVSAFFLMVVPNCDYGEKGIFIFADSGLVQNPNAQELASIAIDSAKSFQSLVGKDPIVAMLSHSTKGSAKHPDVDKVIEATKLAQSLAPQIAIDGEFQLDAAIVPSVGKSKAPESKIAGYANVLVFPDLDSGNIGYKLTQRLAKAEAYGPITQGIAAPVNDLSRGCSSDDIVGVVAITALQAQQK, encoded by the coding sequence ATGGGTTTTATTGAAACCATTAAAGAAAAAGCAAAGGCAAACCTAAAAACTATTGTCCTCCCTGAAACCAATGATATAAGGACACTAGAGGCAGCCCATAAAGTTTTAGAAGAAAAAATTGCAAATCTCATTTTACTAGGAGATGAAGCTACCCTCAAAGCAGAAGCAGCAAAATCTAATTTAAATCTAGATGGTGCAACTTTTATCAATCCCACTTCCTGTGATGAATTAGAAAGCTATGTGGAGTTATTTGTGAAGCTTAGAGGTCATAAAGGCTTGAGTGAAAAATCTGCTAGAGCTTTACTTTTAGAAAATCCACTTTATTTTGGAGTGGCTTTAGTCAAATCCCAAAAAGCTGATGGAATGGTAGCTGGGGCTATTAACTCTACTGCTGATGTGTTACGCGCAAGCTTACAGATTCTTAGGACAAAAAAAGATTCTAAACTCGTTTCTGCTTTCTTTTTAATGGTAGTCCCAAATTGTGATTATGGTGAAAAAGGTATTTTTATCTTTGCCGATAGTGGTTTAGTGCAAAATCCAAATGCTCAAGAGCTTGCTTCAATCGCTATTGATTCGGCAAAGAGTTTTCAATCTCTTGTGGGTAAAGATCCTATTGTGGCAATGCTTTCTCATTCAACCAAAGGGAGTGCAAAACACCCCGATGTGGATAAAGTCATAGAAGCCACGAAACTTGCCCAAAGCCTTGCCCCGCAAATTGCTATTGATGGTGAATTTCAACTTGATGCAGCCATCGTTCCAAGTGTGGGTAAATCAAAAGCTCCTGAAAGCAAAATTGCTGGATACGCCAATGTTTTAGTTTTCCCTGATTTAGATTCGGGAAATATTGGTTATAAACTCACACAAAGACTAGCGAAAGCTGAAGCTTATGGACCAATTACTCAAGGCATTGCCGCACCAGTTAATGATCTCTCACGAGGTTGCAGTAGCGATGATATTGTTGGAGTTGTTGCCATTACAGCACTCCAAGCACAACAAAAATAG
- a CDS encoding tRNA 2-thiocytidine biosynthesis TtcA family protein — MENNIEISKKILKIAGNTNAEFGLIKEGDRVLLGLSGGKDSILLATLLARLKKYAPFNFEFKALTVDYGRGGEYEYIFEYCEKLGIPYELYRTDIYKILEENRREGSVYCSFCSRMRRGALYSKALEGGFNKIALAHHLDDAAESFMMNLTYNGALRSMPPIYKAQNGLYVIRPLIFVRERQIIDFIAKNNIYIAPDCNCPIMWQSDDKRPYAREKTKQMLKEMEEANPDFFTSLKVALGNVHLNSLFDKKYLDKQD, encoded by the coding sequence ATGGAAAATAATATTGAAATTAGCAAAAAAATTCTTAAAATCGCAGGAAATACAAATGCAGAGTTTGGGCTAATAAAAGAAGGAGATAGAGTTCTTTTGGGCTTAAGTGGGGGGAAAGATTCGATACTTTTAGCAACTTTACTAGCTAGGTTAAAAAAATACGCTCCCTTTAATTTTGAGTTTAAAGCACTCACGGTGGATTATGGAAGAGGAGGAGAATATGAATATATTTTTGAATATTGTGAAAAATTAGGGATTCCCTATGAGCTTTATCGCACAGATATTTATAAAATTTTAGAAGAGAATCGTCGCGAAGGAAGTGTATATTGCAGTTTTTGTTCGCGTATGCGAAGAGGGGCTTTGTATTCTAAAGCTTTGGAGGGAGGATTTAATAAAATTGCTCTAGCACATCATTTGGATGATGCAGCAGAAAGCTTTATGATGAATTTGACTTATAATGGTGCTTTACGCTCTATGCCACCTATTTATAAGGCACAAAATGGATTGTATGTGATTCGTCCATTAATTTTTGTGAGAGAAAGGCAAATTATTGATTTTATTGCTAAAAATAATATCTATATCGCTCCTGATTGCAATTGTCCTATTATGTGGCAAAGCGATGATAAGCGTCCTTATGCAAGAGAAAAAACAAAACAAATGTTAAAAGAAATGGAGGAGGCTAATCCGGATTTTTTCACTTCATTGAAAGTAGCTTTAGGGAATGTGCATCTTAATAGTTTATTTGATAAAAAATATTTAGATAAACAGGATTGA
- a CDS encoding ComF family protein, producing the protein MRCLICGNFTFKTLCNPCFEAIAIQPRVRILDNLKVYSFYDYQEIQFLLHAKYQIIGSKIYHLLAKKAYLFLKQTLQSPLKAYGIGIDDKISKQGYAHNAIFLKYFKKLGITPLYHTLLAQNSVSYAGKDLKFRQNNPRNFYLTQNIAHKNIILFDDLITTGLTLKEAQNLLANKGANVLMAFVLSDAKY; encoded by the coding sequence TTGCGTTGTTTAATTTGCGGAAATTTTACTTTCAAAACTCTCTGCAATCCGTGTTTTGAAGCAATTGCAATTCAACCTAGAGTGAGAATCTTAGACAATCTTAAAGTTTATAGCTTTTATGATTATCAAGAAATTCAGTTTTTACTACACGCCAAATACCAAATTATTGGGAGTAAAATCTATCACTTACTAGCCAAAAAAGCATATCTTTTTTTAAAACAAACACTGCAATCCCCGCTAAAAGCCTATGGAATAGGAATTGATGATAAAATTAGCAAACAAGGCTATGCACACAATGCCATTTTTCTTAAGTATTTCAAAAAACTAGGTATCACCCCACTTTATCACACATTGTTAGCTCAAAATTCTGTTTCTTATGCAGGAAAGGACTTGAAATTCCGCCAAAATAATCCACGCAATTTTTACCTTACGCAAAACATTGCCCACAAAAACATCATCTTATTTGATGACCTTATCACTACGGGTTTAACGCTCAAAGAAGCACAAAACCTCTTGGCAAATAAAGGAGCAAATGTGCTTATGGCTTTTGTTTTAAGCGATGCAAAATATTAA
- the tmk gene encoding dTMP kinase, which translates to MYVAIEGIDTSGKSTQIQALKLFFKKAIFTFEPGATNLGVRLREILLQDSIQLDSRAEMLLFLADRAQHANEILQSHANNLIIADRSLISGMAYAKDFDFDTLKTFNLFATQGILPNKVIILELQKDDLQKRLNSKGNDKIEQRGLEYLLSLQERIKSITQKLSLEHRIINANLPKDSITKQIVDFIGKENCVV; encoded by the coding sequence ATGTATGTCGCCATTGAAGGAATTGATACAAGCGGCAAAAGCACTCAGATTCAAGCACTTAAGCTTTTTTTCAAAAAAGCTATTTTTACTTTTGAACCTGGAGCAACCAATCTTGGAGTAAGGCTAAGAGAAATTTTATTACAAGATTCTATCCAACTAGATAGCAGAGCTGAAATGTTACTCTTTCTTGCCGATAGAGCCCAACATGCAAATGAAATTTTACAATCTCACGCTAATAATCTTATTATTGCCGATAGGAGTTTAATTTCTGGAATGGCGTATGCAAAAGATTTTGATTTTGACACACTCAAAACTTTCAATCTCTTTGCTACGCAAGGAATCCTACCCAATAAAGTTATTATTTTGGAGTTGCAAAAGGATGATTTGCAAAAGCGCTTAAATTCCAAAGGAAATGATAAGATTGAGCAAAGGGGCTTAGAATATCTCCTTTCTTTGCAAGAAAGAATAAAATCCATTACCCAAAAGCTATCTTTAGAGCATCGCATTATTAATGCTAATTTGCCCAAAGATTCCATTACAAAACAAATAGTTGATTTCATAGGTAAAGAAAATTGCGTTGTTTAA
- the gap gene encoding type I glyceraldehyde-3-phosphate dehydrogenase produces MATKVAVNGTGRIGLCVCKILGQRDDLELVAINTTMPIDTLIHLLKYDSVHQSSEITKVSENQICIGKQKNIQIISTRNIQETHFGQYGAEIVIECTGAFNDINKASLHLYDGIKRVVISAPATDTPTFVYGVNHLSYANESVISNASCTTNALAPLTKILHENFKILSGLMTTIHSYTNDQNLLDSKHKDLRRARSAALNMIPTSTGAAKAIGLVMPELKGKLNGFAIRVPTPDVSLVDLTCVIEKPTTKEIVNETFKKASQESMKNLIFIDEEKLVSSDFIGSPYSAIFIPDCTTIVNDNQVKIVAWYDNEWGYSTRLVDMVHFVGQSL; encoded by the coding sequence ATGGCAACTAAAGTAGCAGTGAATGGAACAGGGAGAATTGGATTGTGTGTTTGCAAAATTCTTGGGCAACGAGATGATTTGGAATTAGTAGCCATTAACACCACTATGCCCATTGATACTTTAATCCATCTTTTAAAATACGATTCTGTTCATCAAAGTAGCGAAATTACTAAGGTTAGCGAAAATCAAATTTGTATTGGCAAACAAAAAAATATTCAAATCATTAGCACACGCAATATTCAAGAAACACATTTTGGACAATATGGTGCTGAAATCGTCATAGAATGCACAGGCGCTTTTAATGATATTAATAAAGCCTCACTGCATCTCTATGATGGTATTAAACGCGTTGTTATTTCAGCGCCAGCAACGGATACTCCAACTTTTGTTTATGGAGTTAATCACCTAAGCTATGCCAATGAGTCTGTTATTTCCAATGCTAGCTGCACTACAAATGCTTTAGCTCCACTTACCAAGATTTTGCACGAAAATTTTAAGATTCTAAGTGGCTTAATGACAACTATCCATAGCTACACCAATGATCAAAATCTCCTTGATTCCAAACACAAAGACTTGCGTCGCGCAAGATCCGCTGCACTCAATATGATACCTACTTCTACTGGAGCTGCAAAGGCTATTGGACTTGTAATGCCAGAGCTTAAAGGCAAACTCAATGGATTTGCAATCCGCGTCCCAACTCCTGATGTAAGCTTGGTTGATTTAACATGCGTTATAGAAAAACCTACTACCAAAGAAATCGTTAATGAGACTTTCAAAAAAGCTTCTCAAGAATCAATGAAAAATTTAATTTTTATTGATGAAGAAAAACTTGTTTCAAGCGATTTCATAGGTTCTCCTTATAGTGCGATTTTTATCCCTGATTGCACCACTATTGTCAACGACAATCAAGTCAAAATTGTTGCTTGGTATGACAATGAATGGGGCTATTCTACGCGTTTAGTAGATATGGTGCATTTTGTTGGGCAATCTCTATGA
- a CDS encoding HU family DNA-binding protein — protein MNKSEFVDLVKEVGEYETKKEAEKAISAFTAAIEKALSKKDGSVELVGFGKFETVLQKGKEGTVPGTTKKYKTKDKFVPKFKAGKGFKDAVAAAKK, from the coding sequence ATGAACAAATCTGAATTTGTTGACTTAGTAAAAGAAGTTGGTGAGTATGAAACAAAAAAAGAAGCTGAAAAAGCAATTAGTGCATTCACTGCTGCTATTGAGAAAGCTTTATCCAAAAAAGATGGAAGTGTTGAACTTGTAGGTTTTGGTAAATTTGAAACTGTGCTTCAAAAAGGTAAAGAGGGAACTGTGCCTGGAACAACTAAAAAATATAAAACAAAAGACAAATTTGTTCCAAAGTTTAAAGCTGGAAAAGGCTTTAAAGACGCTGTTGCAGCTGCAAAAAAATAA
- the coaD gene encoding pantetheine-phosphate adenylyltransferase: protein MAKIAIYPGTFDPITNGHLDVIQRACKLFDGLIIAVAKSDSKKPLFTQEERIKMVQFAINELGETSCTLSVSGFSHLVADFAREQESNILIRGLRAVSDFEYELQMGYANASLNRKLETIYLMPSLQNAFISSSVVRSILLHNGNISHLVPKSVNDFIRNHYVCRH, encoded by the coding sequence ATGGCAAAAATTGCAATCTATCCTGGCACTTTTGATCCAATCACCAATGGGCATTTAGATGTTATTCAAAGGGCTTGCAAACTTTTTGATGGATTAATTATCGCAGTTGCAAAAAGCGATAGCAAAAAGCCTCTTTTTACCCAAGAAGAACGAATCAAAATGGTTCAATTCGCCATTAATGAATTAGGAGAAACCTCATGCACTCTTAGCGTCAGTGGTTTTAGTCATCTTGTAGCAGATTTTGCTAGAGAGCAAGAATCAAATATTCTCATTAGAGGACTTAGGGCAGTTAGCGACTTTGAATACGAATTGCAAATGGGTTATGCTAATGCCTCACTTAATAGAAAACTAGAAACTATTTACCTAATGCCCTCCTTACAAAATGCCTTTATTAGCTCAAGTGTCGTGCGATCTATCCTACTCCATAATGGAAATATTTCACATCTTGTTCCAAAAAGCGTTAATGACTTTATAAGGAATCACTATGTATGTCGCCATTGA
- a CDS encoding MFS transporter, which translates to MKEHSLIKQTIPLSIILAGRFFGLFVVMPLLSLYALSLEGMNATLVGIAIGGYALTQVLFQIPFGFLSDRFGRKSIIALGLVIFILGSIVCAMSDNIYMLIIGRFLQGAGAIGGVVSAMIADLVREEKRTKAMALMGATISLSFTAALILGPILGAYFGVASLFWITAILGVLSLGILILFVPEAPKIHYSFASSSDNYKTILKNKNLQIMNITNFLQKSFMTLAFLIIPIALTKGFEMPKEDLYQVYIPASLLGFFAMIPAAIFAEKKGKFKSVLVIGILLFMAAYLLMLGQNVWVFVVGVLIFFIGFSVHEPIMQSLASRYCKAHQKGSALGIFTSFGYFGSFVGALIGGQLYEHFGMVAISIFVVSVSFLWILLLMLLASPTAQKNFYLPLRENVKNEDLEILAELKGVLEWFINQNEKVAVIKYNKNLILEQEIKKFIATNLQEKIKEN; encoded by the coding sequence ATGAAAGAGCATTCTTTAATTAAACAAACTATACCCCTAAGCATTATTTTAGCAGGACGCTTTTTTGGCTTATTTGTTGTTATGCCACTTTTATCTTTGTATGCCCTCTCTTTAGAAGGAATGAATGCGACTTTGGTAGGTATTGCCATAGGTGGTTATGCACTTACTCAAGTCTTATTTCAAATACCTTTTGGTTTTTTGAGTGATAGATTTGGGCGAAAAAGCATTATTGCTCTTGGGCTTGTTATTTTTATCTTGGGTTCCATTGTCTGTGCGATGAGTGATAATATTTATATGCTGATTATAGGGAGATTCTTGCAAGGAGCAGGAGCGATTGGAGGAGTGGTGAGTGCAATGATTGCAGATTTAGTGCGTGAAGAAAAACGCACTAAAGCAATGGCATTAATGGGTGCTACAATTTCACTTAGTTTTACAGCTGCCTTGATTTTAGGACCTATTTTAGGGGCTTATTTTGGCGTAGCAAGTTTGTTTTGGATTACGGCTATTTTGGGAGTTTTAAGCTTGGGAATCTTGATTTTATTTGTGCCAGAAGCCCCTAAGATTCATTATAGTTTTGCTTCAAGCTCAGATAATTATAAAACAATTCTAAAAAATAAAAATTTACAAATTATGAATATTACCAATTTTTTGCAAAAGAGTTTTATGACTTTAGCATTTTTAATTATTCCCATTGCGCTAACTAAAGGCTTTGAAATGCCTAAAGAAGATTTATACCAAGTTTATATTCCAGCTAGTCTTTTGGGGTTTTTTGCAATGATTCCAGCGGCTATCTTTGCAGAAAAAAAGGGTAAGTTTAAAAGTGTTTTGGTGATTGGAATCTTGCTTTTTATGGCGGCATATCTTTTGATGCTTGGTCAAAATGTTTGGGTGTTTGTTGTTGGAGTTTTGATATTCTTTATTGGTTTTTCAGTGCATGAACCCATTATGCAAAGTCTTGCTAGTCGCTATTGCAAGGCGCATCAAAAAGGCAGTGCTTTAGGAATTTTTACTTCTTTTGGATATTTTGGTTCTTTTGTTGGTGCGCTTATTGGTGGGCAATTATATGAGCATTTTGGTATGGTTGCCATTAGTATTTTTGTGGTGTCGGTATCCTTTTTATGGATTTTGCTTTTGATGCTTTTGGCTAGTCCAACTGCCCAAAAAAATTTCTATTTACCTTTGAGGGAAAATGTTAAAAATGAAGATTTGGAGATTTTAGCAGAGCTTAAGGGAGTTTTAGAATGGTTTATTAATCAAAATGAAAAAGTGGCAGTCATTAAATACAATAAAAACTTAATTTTAGAGCAAGAAATTAAAAAGTTTATCGCTACAAATCTTCAAGAAAAAATTAAAGAAAATTAA
- a CDS encoding SIMPL domain-containing protein codes for MSKISAIILGFFFVVGSFIMVFGASKAIVDIKSMERSVVVKGLSEKEVLADVMIFPINFTRASNDLNVLYQELENDSKKIIEFLQKIGIQAEEITIEAPKITDKVGSAYGESQSIVYRYSGEGRVLVYTNKVDLGRRALEKLTELGKEGTVVRVDDYEIEYLYTKLNEVKPEMVEEATFNAREVAQKFAQDSQSTLGKIKKASQGQFSVSNRDRNTPHIKKVRVVSTIEYYLQD; via the coding sequence ATGAGTAAAATAAGTGCAATTATTTTAGGATTTTTCTTTGTTGTTGGTAGTTTTATTATGGTCTTTGGTGCTAGTAAGGCTATTGTTGATATTAAATCAATGGAAAGGAGTGTTGTCGTTAAGGGTTTGAGCGAAAAAGAGGTTTTAGCAGATGTGATGATTTTTCCTATTAATTTTACGCGTGCAAGTAATGATTTAAATGTTTTGTATCAAGAATTAGAAAATGATTCTAAAAAAATCATAGAATTTTTGCAAAAAATAGGTATTCAAGCAGAAGAAATTACAATAGAAGCACCAAAAATCACCGATAAAGTAGGGAGTGCTTATGGTGAATCACAAAGCATTGTTTATCGCTATTCAGGAGAAGGTAGAGTTTTAGTTTATACTAATAAAGTGGATTTAGGAAGAAGAGCTTTAGAGAAGCTTACAGAACTTGGCAAAGAAGGCACGGTAGTTAGAGTAGATGATTATGAGATTGAATATCTTTATACTAAACTTAATGAAGTTAAGCCAGAAATGGTTGAGGAAGCTACTTTTAACGCAAGAGAAGTAGCACAGAAGTTTGCTCAAGATTCTCAAAGCACGCTAGGCAAAATCAAAAAAGCTTCACAGGGGCAATTTAGTGTGTCAAACCGAGATAGAAATACCCCTCATATTAAAAAGGTGCGTGTGGTTTCTACGATCGAATATTATTTGCAAGATTAA
- a CDS encoding glucose-6-phosphate isomerase yields the protein MIHLENTYQSSPYYDSSFLSKDLLQPCFQKILAEKENGISGYYHLPFQENLDIFAYLRDNYCFLDNLKNLVIIGIGGSSLGTKAIDAILSYQHNRRKLKLHFLEHTDPIMIHKELQRVKWEESLFIVISKSGLTIETTSLLKYVLKHFNLLDPKRKNHLLTISDEDSPLFHWSKEQKIQNFTIKPNIGGRFSVLSTAGLLPLGILGYNLQSLLKGAQNMSQYFFRDPTNEILKKAVFLAHCETHYPINVLFSYSSVFRHFNAWYVQLWGESLGKLDSTGQKRGLTPIALIGSIDQHSFLQLIMQGPQNKSVTFLSVEKFSQKPLYIPKINLKGLESTDFVNGTSFNKLLQLQCIATKESIIAENVPTDSITLDLLCEESVGELIFYYELLTSCVGVLLQIDTYNQPGVEFGKKILREKFTHI from the coding sequence ATGATACATTTAGAAAACACCTACCAAAGCTCTCCTTACTATGATTCTAGCTTTTTATCTAAGGACTTGCTACAACCCTGTTTTCAAAAAATTCTAGCAGAAAAAGAAAATGGAATAAGCGGATATTATCACTTGCCCTTTCAAGAAAATTTAGATATTTTTGCCTATCTTAGAGATAATTACTGCTTTTTAGATAATCTCAAAAATCTTGTAATTATAGGTATTGGAGGTAGTTCTCTTGGCACAAAAGCCATTGATGCCATACTTTCATACCAACACAATAGAAGAAAACTTAAGTTGCATTTTTTAGAGCATACTGACCCTATTATGATTCACAAAGAACTTCAACGCGTTAAGTGGGAAGAATCACTATTTATTGTCATTTCAAAATCTGGATTAACCATTGAAACCACTTCTCTTTTAAAATATGTTTTGAAGCATTTTAATCTCCTAGATCCCAAAAGAAAAAATCATCTCTTAACTATTAGCGATGAAGATTCCCCTCTTTTCCATTGGAGCAAGGAACAAAAAATACAAAACTTTACTATAAAACCAAATATTGGCGGACGCTTCTCTGTATTAAGCACCGCAGGATTGCTCCCGCTTGGAATCTTAGGCTACAATCTCCAAAGCCTTCTTAAAGGCGCGCAAAATATGAGTCAATATTTTTTTAGAGATCCTACTAATGAGATTCTAAAAAAAGCAGTCTTTCTTGCTCATTGTGAGACACACTATCCTATTAATGTGCTCTTTTCTTATAGTAGCGTTTTTAGGCATTTTAACGCTTGGTATGTGCAACTTTGGGGTGAATCTTTAGGAAAGCTAGATTCTACAGGACAAAAAAGAGGATTAACCCCCATTGCTCTTATTGGCAGTATCGATCAACATTCCTTTTTGCAACTTATTATGCAAGGACCACAGAACAAAAGTGTTACATTTTTAAGTGTTGAAAAATTCTCCCAAAAGCCACTTTATATTCCCAAAATCAATCTAAAAGGACTAGAATCAACTGATTTTGTGAATGGCACCTCCTTTAATAAACTCTTGCAATTACAATGCATTGCTACTAAAGAAAGCATCATTGCAGAAAATGTCCCCACCGATTCCATTACCTTAGATCTTTTATGCGAAGAAAGCGTGGGTGAGCTTATTTTTTATTATGAGTTACTCACCTCTTGTGTAGGAGTATTGTTACAAATTGATACATATAATCAACCAGGTGTTGAATTTGGTAAAAAAATATTAAGAGAAAAATTTACACATATTTAA
- a CDS encoding acetate kinase: MDILVINCGSSSLKYQLINTDTEVVLASGICDRIGINGGQFTYKPQGGEKSIQNIEMKDHEVAIKIVLEALTNPKTGIINSLSEIKAIGHRIVHGGEHFTHSAIITDEVISHIEECADLAPLHNPAHLLGIRACQALMPSTPMVAVFDTAFHQTMPPKAFIYGLPYEYYEKYKVRRYGFHGTSHSYVSKRTAEFLKIPLENSKIITCHLGNGSSICAVENGKSIDTSMGLTPLEGLVMGTRSGDIDPAVIDYIAQKENLSTKEIMNILNKKSGVLGISGLSSDFRDLLAADEQGDLKARFAREVFAYRVAKYIGSYTAALTGVDAIAFCAGVGENAKFIRGKIVSHLQFLGITLDEKANLATIGVEGIISTPDSKVRVCVIPTNEELMIARDTKTLVSKIK, encoded by the coding sequence ATGGATATTTTAGTTATTAATTGTGGAAGCTCTTCTCTTAAATATCAACTCATCAATACCGATACCGAAGTTGTTTTGGCATCTGGAATCTGTGATAGAATTGGAATTAATGGAGGACAATTCACTTACAAACCACAAGGTGGTGAAAAATCTATTCAAAATATTGAAATGAAAGATCATGAAGTCGCAATAAAGATTGTGTTAGAAGCACTCACTAATCCAAAAACTGGCATTATTAATTCCCTAAGTGAAATCAAAGCAATTGGGCATAGAATCGTGCATGGAGGAGAACATTTCACGCATTCAGCCATCATTACCGATGAAGTGATTTCACACATTGAAGAATGTGCCGATCTTGCACCTTTGCACAATCCTGCACATTTATTAGGCATTCGTGCTTGCCAAGCTTTAATGCCTAGCACTCCAATGGTTGCGGTCTTTGATACTGCATTTCATCAAACAATGCCACCAAAAGCTTTTATCTATGGTCTTCCTTATGAATACTATGAAAAGTATAAAGTTCGCCGCTATGGATTCCACGGCACTAGCCATAGCTATGTTTCCAAACGCACCGCAGAGTTTTTGAAAATTCCACTTGAGAATTCCAAAATCATCACTTGTCATTTAGGTAATGGATCTAGTATCTGTGCTGTAGAAAATGGCAAAAGCATTGACACAAGTATGGGATTAACCCCACTTGAAGGCTTAGTTATGGGAACAAGAAGCGGAGATATTGATCCTGCAGTCATTGATTATATCGCCCAAAAAGAAAATTTAAGCACAAAAGAAATTATGAATATCTTAAACAAAAAATCTGGTGTTCTTGGAATCTCTGGACTTTCAAGCGATTTTAGAGATTTATTAGCCGCTGATGAACAAGGAGATTTAAAAGCTCGTTTTGCTAGAGAAGTTTTTGCTTATCGAGTGGCAAAATACATTGGATCTTATACAGCTGCACTAACTGGAGTCGATGCTATAGCTTTTTGTGCTGGAGTAGGTGAAAATGCAAAATTTATTCGTGGCAAAATTGTCTCTCATTTGCAATTTTTAGGAATCACTCTTGATGAAAAAGCAAATCTTGCAACTATTGGAGTTGAAGGCATTATTTCCACTCCCGATTCTAAAGTTAGAGTATGTGTAATCCCCACCAATGAAGAACTAATGATAGCACGCGATACTAAAACACTTGTATCTAAAATAAAATAA